A single window of Prochlorothrix hollandica PCC 9006 = CALU 1027 DNA harbors:
- a CDS encoding SirB1 family protein, with product MNPTPRQRFEAAIDQPDAAIDLVAAALCIAQETYPDRDLSPCLEQLDAIAATIAPRLPAERYPLRWIQIINQHLFQDLGFRGNTDNYYDPRNSFLNDVLERRTGIPISLSLVYGAVAQRLGFPLEGIGMPGHFLLRPQVDAMELYVDAFHQGEVLFPQDCEARLQQIYGMPVSLKAEHLEPVSQRQFLARLLTNLKVIYIKTGAFTQALAMVDWLLLLHPDRPQDHRDRGLLLYELQRWQEAYPELTLYVQYQEAQGLAGNQAQDLPVIRRLLETLRSAL from the coding sequence ATGAACCCCACCCCCCGCCAACGCTTTGAGGCGGCGATCGACCAGCCCGATGCTGCCATTGATCTGGTCGCAGCAGCCCTCTGTATTGCCCAGGAAACCTACCCCGATCGCGACCTCAGCCCCTGTCTGGAACAATTGGACGCGATCGCCGCCACCATCGCCCCCCGCCTCCCCGCCGAGCGCTATCCCTTGCGCTGGATTCAGATCATTAATCAGCACCTGTTCCAGGACTTAGGCTTTCGGGGCAACACCGACAACTACTATGATCCCCGCAACAGTTTTCTCAATGACGTGTTGGAACGGCGCACCGGCATCCCCATCAGCCTGTCCCTGGTCTATGGCGCAGTGGCCCAGCGCTTGGGGTTTCCCCTGGAGGGCATCGGGATGCCGGGGCATTTTCTACTGCGGCCCCAGGTGGATGCCATGGAGCTATATGTGGATGCGTTCCACCAGGGGGAAGTGCTGTTCCCCCAAGACTGCGAGGCCCGCTTACAGCAAATTTATGGGATGCCCGTGTCCCTCAAGGCGGAACACCTAGAACCGGTCAGTCAGCGCCAGTTTTTAGCCCGACTGCTCACCAATCTCAAGGTGATTTACATCAAAACCGGAGCCTTCACCCAAGCCCTGGCCATGGTGGACTGGCTGCTATTGCTGCATCCCGATCGGCCCCAAGACCACCGGGACCGGGGGCTGTTGCTCTATGAACTGCAACGCTGGCAGGAAGCTTATCCAGAACTGACCCTGTATGTGCAGTACCAAGAAGCCCAAGGACTGGCGGGGAACCAGGCCCAAGATCTCCCCGTCATTCGTCGATTACTGGAGACCTTGCGATCGGCCCTATAA
- a CDS encoding VOC family protein, translating into MNNPSPSPPASGDRRPQGNQTPDVETPPHLKPGLLRAIHHIALNVADLGRSRQFYGQVLGLEELTGAAIPSTLKDLVATGQVANFRLPDGSILDLFYEPTLPPPHPDPQQQFTRANHLAFDIDPAHFNQAVACLHHHQVPLDQGPVSRPTGRGIYFYDPDGFLLEIRCDPEPNPPGHQP; encoded by the coding sequence ATGAATAACCCGTCCCCATCGCCCCCTGCCAGCGGCGATCGTCGCCCCCAGGGGAACCAAACCCCTGACGTTGAGACTCCACCCCATTTAAAACCCGGTTTATTGCGAGCCATCCACCACATTGCCCTGAATGTGGCCGATCTAGGGCGATCGCGCCAATTTTATGGCCAAGTCTTAGGGCTAGAGGAGCTGACGGGAGCCGCCATCCCCAGTACCCTCAAAGATCTGGTGGCAACGGGTCAGGTGGCCAACTTTCGGTTGCCTGATGGTTCAATTTTAGATTTGTTCTACGAGCCGACCTTACCCCCCCCTCACCCCGATCCCCAACAGCAATTTACCCGCGCCAACCATCTAGCCTTCGACATCGATCCGGCCCACTTCAACCAAGCCGTTGCCTGTCTCCACCACCACCAGGTTCCCCTGGATCAGGGTCCCGTCAGTCGCCCCACCGGTCGGGGGATCTACTTTTATGATCCCGATGGCTTTCTGCTGGAAATTCGCTGCGATCCTGAACCCAACCCCCCAGGGCACCAGCCATGA
- a CDS encoding putative bifunctional diguanylate cyclase/phosphodiesterase codes for MNNRPGSILIVDDEPHNFDVIEALLTAYDYELNYASSGQEALESLEILEVDLILLDVMMPDVDGIKVCERIKAIPQYQPIPIIMVTALSTKEDLAQCLSAGADDFISKPVNALELRARVQSMLRIKQQYNALQLALDRQSVLEAEKRELLENRNSELEAEVSMRVATLKSASEMIMHNALHDALTDLPNRRLLLQQIELAILRSYQLDNYGYAILFLDLDQFNIVNDSLGHIVGDQVLISISERLKSHLDDVCLLARFGGDEFVILLEYITNIDEVIKIVERILNDFQIPLTLNSGEIFINVSIGVVLGNTNYHQAGDLLRDADLAMYKAKAQGRNSYKIFDVEMHNQAVKRMTLETDLRHALDRQDFIIYYQPIMDILNGDRLVGFEALVRWQHPTRGIVSPMDFVPIAEETGLIVALDSWVFNEACKQLAQWKIEFPDTSSLKVSINLTAQDIRQPNFLANIDRTLAETGLDGKSITLEITESMLLDDIDTTIDLLTQVKSRNIQISIDDFGTGYSSLNYIHRLPADYLKIDRSFVNQIQEAKRNHQIVQTIIALSNQLELAVIAEGIETSEQLQILRDLDCEFGQGYLFSKPLSVQEIKEKFML; via the coding sequence ATGAACAACCGACCTGGATCTATTTTAATTGTTGATGACGAGCCGCATAACTTTGATGTTATAGAAGCATTGTTAACTGCATATGACTATGAGTTGAATTATGCCTCTAGTGGACAGGAAGCCCTCGAATCTTTAGAGATATTAGAAGTCGATTTAATTTTATTGGATGTAATGATGCCCGATGTGGATGGCATCAAAGTCTGCGAACGCATCAAAGCCATTCCCCAATATCAACCGATTCCGATCATTATGGTCACAGCCCTGTCCACTAAAGAGGATCTTGCACAATGCTTAAGTGCAGGGGCTGATGATTTTATTAGCAAGCCTGTTAATGCTCTTGAACTACGGGCCAGGGTGCAATCAATGTTGAGAATAAAACAGCAATACAATGCTTTGCAACTAGCCCTCGATCGCCAGTCCGTCTTAGAAGCAGAAAAGAGAGAGTTATTAGAGAATCGTAATAGTGAACTAGAAGCGGAAGTGTCGATGCGGGTTGCTACACTTAAGTCGGCTTCAGAAATGATTATGCACAATGCGCTCCACGATGCCCTTACGGATTTACCAAATCGTCGGCTATTGTTGCAACAGATTGAGCTGGCAATTCTGCGATCGTATCAATTAGATAACTATGGTTATGCGATTTTATTTTTAGATTTAGATCAGTTTAATATTGTCAATGATAGTTTAGGTCATATCGTTGGCGATCAAGTTTTAATTAGCATCTCTGAGAGGCTAAAATCCCATTTAGATGATGTTTGTTTATTGGCTCGATTTGGTGGTGATGAGTTTGTTATTTTATTGGAATATATTACCAATATTGATGAAGTAATTAAGATTGTAGAACGAATCTTAAATGATTTTCAAATACCATTAACGTTGAATAGTGGTGAAATATTTATTAATGTCAGCATTGGCGTTGTCTTAGGAAATACAAATTACCATCAAGCTGGCGATCTACTCCGTGATGCCGATCTTGCCATGTATAAAGCGAAGGCACAGGGACGCAACTCCTACAAGATTTTTGATGTCGAAATGCATAATCAGGCAGTTAAACGCATGACCCTAGAAACTGATCTGCGTCATGCATTGGATCGCCAAGATTTTATAATTTATTATCAGCCAATTATGGACATCCTGAATGGCGATCGCTTAGTTGGTTTTGAGGCGTTAGTCCGTTGGCAACATCCAACTCGTGGTATAGTTTCTCCTATGGATTTTGTGCCGATCGCTGAGGAAACAGGATTAATTGTCGCTCTGGATAGTTGGGTATTCAACGAGGCTTGTAAGCAACTTGCCCAGTGGAAGATCGAATTTCCTGATACTTCTTCTTTAAAAGTAAGTATTAATCTAACCGCTCAAGATATTCGTCAACCTAACTTTCTTGCCAACATCGATCGCACATTGGCGGAAACTGGTCTAGATGGTAAATCTATCACCTTAGAAATCACGGAGAGTATGTTGCTTGATGATATTGACACAACAATCGATCTACTCACTCAAGTCAAATCCAGAAACATCCAAATTAGTATCGATGATTTCGGCACTGGCTACTCATCACTAAATTATATTCATCGTTTACCAGCAGATTACTTGAAAATAGATCGATCCTTTGTCAATCAAATCCAAGAAGCCAAACGGAATCATCAAATTGTACAGACCATCATCGCCTTGAGTAATCAACTAGAATTAGCCGTTATCGCTGAAGGTATCGAGACATCAGAGCAGTTACAAATTCTGCGGGACTTGGACTGTGAATTTGGGCAAGGTTATTTATTTTCTAAGCCCTTATCCGTTCAGGAAATCAAAGAAAAATTTATGCTCTAG
- a CDS encoding response regulator — protein MKKFPNFPVSLRISIPIILIFCGGLLGLTSFNYEVHEAYQKREINTKNNVQITAGQTSRILDYLYRRTNTEDAEIAIISQLGSDPNLNFVMLINDRNIVHLSNRYELENVLITETAGAPYIKEIESIRKNLSGEVLISDDRSKLIALYPVILPVQPHEIQSSKIGVLFFEYDLIRTKQIAFFNALKRSLLFSGSLIVFCLGIWFSFEITLTRRVSRLVTASNSLAEGKLDQRTGLKGSDELFQISVAFDRMAEKIQENANVLLRQNAVLQAQLEASIDGISIVDERRNIVSYNQRICDLWHIPTNIIATGDDRKFMEWVLSNLINPDVFRKKVEYLYNNPQSSSVDEVMLKDGNIFDCYSTSVKSLEGDFYYGRIWYFRNITDRRKAEKLIQQQAERERLLREITQRIRQSLDLVKIFNIATEEIREFLNVDRVGVLKFDPKSNNTEGEFVSESLGAGVSSIVEISITEHYLANFKIRANLVVPLLNGDDLWGLLCIHQCYEPRPWQQSEIEFVQQISNQLAIAIQQANLFQKIQKELTEREQAELRLTESNQQLAISNAELARATRLKDEFLANMSHELRTPLNAILGMSEALQEQVFGAINREQKESLETIASSGTHLLELINDILDVAKIESGQVDINRSQISIQELCQSSLPFIKQQALRKRINLELKIAPNLPELFIDERRIRQALINLLSNAIKFTPEKGRVSLAVSLQQNPATITGDMMSEITFAITDTGIGISSTNLEKLFKPFVQIDGSLNRQNTGTGLGLALVKSIVEIHNGKVSVTSEIGVGSCFTIVLPCENISIPSSMFINQRESPFQSSPDNSMAEGLTTLLLAEDNEANRLTISRYLKAKDYQLFFAEDGQEAIDLASSLRPDLILMDIQMPKIDGLEAIKIIRRHKIPEVANIPIIALTALAMTGDRERCIEAGANEYLKKPVKLKKLTTTIKQTLAQKTIT, from the coding sequence ATGAAAAAATTTCCAAACTTTCCAGTTTCTTTAAGAATTTCAATCCCTATCATTTTGATTTTTTGTGGAGGTTTGTTGGGTTTAACTTCTTTTAATTACGAAGTTCATGAAGCTTATCAAAAGAGAGAAATCAACACCAAGAATAATGTCCAAATTACCGCAGGGCAGACATCTAGGATTTTAGATTATTTATATCGCAGAACTAATACTGAAGATGCCGAGATTGCCATTATTAGTCAACTTGGCAGTGATCCTAATCTTAATTTCGTAATGTTAATAAACGATCGCAATATCGTACATCTCTCTAATCGTTATGAACTCGAAAACGTACTAATAACAGAAACAGCAGGGGCACCCTATATTAAAGAAATTGAATCGATACGAAAAAATCTGTCGGGAGAGGTATTAATATCGGATGATCGATCGAAACTCATTGCACTGTATCCTGTCATTTTGCCAGTACAACCCCATGAAATTCAATCATCAAAAATAGGTGTTTTATTCTTTGAATATGATTTAATCCGCACTAAACAAATTGCTTTTTTTAATGCATTAAAGCGATCTCTACTTTTTAGTGGCAGTTTAATTGTTTTTTGCTTAGGAATTTGGTTTTCCTTTGAAATTACGCTCACCAGGCGGGTCTCGCGTTTAGTGACAGCAAGTAATAGCCTTGCAGAAGGAAAATTAGACCAACGTACCGGGCTAAAAGGTTCGGATGAATTATTTCAGATTTCTGTTGCCTTCGATCGCATGGCCGAGAAAATCCAAGAAAATGCCAATGTCTTACTTCGTCAAAATGCCGTATTACAAGCCCAGCTTGAAGCCTCTATTGATGGCATTTCGATTGTTGATGAACGTCGCAATATCGTATCTTACAACCAACGTATTTGTGATCTTTGGCATATTCCCACCAATATTATTGCAACAGGGGACGACCGCAAATTTATGGAATGGGTATTGAGTAACTTAATCAATCCTGATGTTTTTCGCAAAAAAGTCGAATATTTATATAATAATCCTCAGAGTAGCAGCGTTGATGAGGTAATGTTAAAAGATGGAAATATTTTCGATTGTTATTCAACCAGTGTAAAGTCATTAGAGGGAGATTTTTACTATGGCAGAATCTGGTATTTCCGGAATATTACCGATCGCCGCAAAGCCGAAAAATTAATTCAACAACAAGCCGAAAGAGAGCGCTTACTCAGAGAAATAACCCAAAGAATTCGACAGTCTCTAGATTTAGTAAAAATCTTTAACATTGCCACCGAAGAAATCAGGGAGTTTCTAAATGTCGATCGCGTAGGGGTACTGAAATTCGATCCAAAATCTAATAATACCGAGGGCGAATTTGTCTCCGAGTCCTTAGGCGCTGGGGTAAGCTCTATTGTAGAAATTTCTATCACTGAACATTACCTTGCAAACTTTAAAATTCGTGCAAATCTAGTTGTACCATTACTCAATGGTGATGACCTCTGGGGACTGCTTTGTATTCATCAGTGTTATGAGCCACGACCTTGGCAACAATCAGAAATTGAGTTTGTCCAGCAAATTTCTAATCAACTGGCGATCGCCATTCAGCAAGCCAATCTATTTCAAAAAATCCAAAAAGAATTAACCGAAAGAGAGCAAGCCGAGTTACGACTGACAGAAAGTAATCAACAACTTGCTATCTCTAACGCAGAACTAGCTCGCGCTACTCGGCTTAAAGATGAATTTCTGGCTAACATGAGTCATGAATTGCGGACTCCCCTCAATGCGATATTAGGCATGTCTGAAGCACTGCAAGAGCAGGTCTTCGGTGCAATTAATCGAGAGCAGAAAGAGTCGTTAGAAACAATTGCTAGCAGTGGAACCCATCTATTAGAACTGATTAATGACATTCTTGATGTTGCAAAAATCGAATCTGGACAAGTAGATATCAACCGTTCGCAAATATCGATCCAAGAACTCTGTCAATCCAGCTTGCCCTTTATTAAGCAGCAAGCATTACGAAAACGAATTAATCTAGAATTAAAAATCGCACCTAATTTACCAGAACTATTTATTGATGAACGTCGTATCCGCCAAGCATTGATAAATCTGCTCAGTAATGCGATTAAATTCACTCCCGAAAAAGGTCGAGTGTCATTGGCAGTTAGTCTTCAGCAAAACCCAGCCACCATAACAGGTGATATGATGAGTGAAATTACGTTCGCCATAACAGATACAGGGATCGGAATCTCCTCGACAAATCTAGAAAAATTATTTAAACCCTTTGTCCAAATTGATGGATCACTCAACCGTCAAAACACAGGAACTGGGCTAGGGCTGGCCCTAGTTAAGAGCATTGTAGAGATACATAACGGTAAAGTAAGTGTAACGAGTGAGATAGGTGTAGGTAGTTGTTTTACGATCGTGCTTCCCTGTGAAAACATCTCAATACCATCGTCGATGTTTATAAATCAACGCGAAAGTCCTTTCCAGTCAAGTCCTGATAATAGTATGGCTGAGGGCTTAACCACCCTATTACTCGCGGAAGATAATGAGGCGAATAGGCTGACAATTTCTAGATACCTGAAAGCCAAGGACTATCAATTGTTTTTTGCTGAAGATGGTCAAGAAGCAATCGATCTTGCGAGTTCACTGCGGCCCGATTTAATCCTGATGGATATTCAAATGCCCAAGATTGATGGGCTAGAAGCAATCAAAATCATTCGTAGACATAAGATTCCTGAAGTGGCGAATATTCCCATTATCGCTTTAACTGCGTTGGCAATGACAGGCGATCGCGAACGATGTATAGAAGCTGGTGCCAATGAATACTTAAAAAAACCTGTTAAGCTCAAGAAACTCACCACTACAATCAAACAAACCTTAGCCCAAAAAACAATCACTTAA
- a CDS encoding ABC transporter substrate-binding protein produces the protein MSPLTSGCARANLWTGYETLYLARDLGYYDDKSIRLVDYPSGTEEVRAYRNQEIEGAGLSIDQALVLAATQENIRIITIMDVSNGGDVILGKPELADMKALKGKRVGVEATSLGAFFIARALEENDMTTQDIEIVSLELTEHERAYKEGEVDAVVTFGPARTNLLAAGAKLLFDSSQIPGEIVDTLAVSTEAIANSPKAIQALVDGRFRALDYFENNPQDAAVRIAKRTQVTPDQILDAFQGLSQPNLQENQELLDQSNPTLVNGMTKLIKIMVDNKLLPELIDPTSILDDRFIKNVKI, from the coding sequence ATCTCCCCCCTAACCTCTGGATGCGCCCGTGCAAATCTTTGGACGGGATATGAAACGTTATATCTAGCGCGGGACTTGGGCTACTATGACGACAAATCAATCCGTTTAGTAGATTATCCTTCAGGCACAGAAGAGGTTCGCGCCTACCGCAATCAGGAAATCGAAGGCGCAGGACTCTCGATCGATCAAGCCCTAGTCCTTGCCGCTACTCAAGAAAATATTCGGATTATCACGATCATGGATGTGTCCAATGGTGGTGATGTCATCTTAGGTAAGCCGGAATTGGCAGATATGAAAGCTCTGAAGGGTAAGCGTGTGGGTGTGGAAGCAACTTCGCTCGGCGCTTTCTTCATTGCCCGTGCCTTGGAAGAGAATGACATGACCACCCAAGATATTGAGATTGTATCCTTGGAATTGACGGAACATGAACGTGCTTACAAAGAAGGGGAGGTAGATGCGGTGGTTACGTTTGGCCCTGCAAGAACCAATCTTTTAGCAGCGGGGGCAAAACTTCTATTTGATAGCAGTCAAATTCCTGGGGAAATTGTGGATACATTGGCTGTCAGCACGGAGGCGATCGCCAACTCTCCTAAAGCAATTCAAGCTTTAGTCGATGGTCGATTTCGTGCCTTAGATTATTTTGAAAACAATCCTCAAGATGCAGCAGTAAGGATTGCTAAACGTACCCAAGTCACACCCGATCAAATTCTCGATGCGTTTCAAGGTCTCAGCCAACCAAATTTACAGGAAAATCAAGAACTCCTGGATCAAAGTAATCCTACACTGGTTAATGGCATGACCAAACTGATCAAGATTATGGTTGACAACAAATTACTCCCTGAATTGATTGATCCTACTAGTATTCTAGACGACCGTTTTATCAAGAATGTCAAGATCTGA
- a CDS encoding bifunctional riboflavin kinase/FAD synthetase, producing the protein MWIASSFDQVRTPILAALGNFDGVHQGHVQVIAPMLPGADRPPKLGSSLAAAPHSTVVTFSPHPQEFFSGQPKALLTPIPEKAQQLASLGVQQLVLLPFNRELATLSPTQFVEEILLQKLQAQGLSVGQDFCFGSRRSGSAQDLQTIAARHQIPVNITPLEIWQGERISSSAIRHALLQGDLHRANALLGRPYGIQGQVVRGQQLGRTLGFPTANLQLPPHKFVPRQGVYGVWVHNLDRPWSQPRPGVMNIGTRPTIAGQDQTLEVHILGERGGRSPSDLDPSVLSSSALNPSALNPSALDPSALDPLALDLYGQVLRVDLVQFLRSEQTFASLEALKDQIAQDCAIASQILGRGVSDLPKT; encoded by the coding sequence GTGTGGATAGCCTCTTCTTTCGATCAAGTCCGAACCCCCATCCTGGCGGCATTAGGCAACTTTGACGGTGTGCATCAAGGTCACGTCCAGGTCATTGCCCCGATGTTGCCCGGAGCCGATCGCCCGCCCAAGCTTGGATCCTCCCTCGCCGCTGCCCCCCACAGCACCGTCGTCACCTTCAGCCCCCACCCCCAGGAATTCTTCAGCGGCCAGCCCAAAGCCCTCCTCACACCCATCCCGGAAAAAGCCCAGCAACTGGCAAGCCTGGGGGTGCAGCAACTGGTGTTGTTGCCCTTTAACCGAGAACTGGCGACCCTCTCCCCCACCCAATTTGTGGAAGAGATTTTATTGCAGAAATTGCAAGCCCAGGGGCTGAGCGTGGGCCAAGACTTTTGTTTCGGATCGCGGCGATCGGGCAGCGCCCAGGATCTCCAAACGATCGCCGCCCGTCACCAGATCCCTGTCAACATCACCCCCCTGGAAATCTGGCAGGGAGAGCGCATCAGTAGTTCCGCCATTCGCCACGCCCTGCTCCAGGGGGATTTGCACCGGGCCAACGCCTTACTGGGTCGTCCCTATGGCATCCAAGGCCAGGTGGTGCGGGGCCAGCAACTGGGGCGCACCCTCGGATTCCCCACCGCCAATCTCCAATTGCCGCCCCATAAGTTTGTCCCGCGCCAGGGGGTTTATGGGGTTTGGGTACACAATCTCGATCGTCCGTGGAGCCAGCCCCGCCCCGGTGTGATGAACATTGGCACCCGCCCCACCATTGCCGGCCAGGATCAAACCTTGGAAGTGCATATTCTGGGGGAAAGAGGCGGGCGATCGCCGTCGGATTTAGATCCCTCGGTGTTAAGTTCCTCGGCATTAAATCCCTCGGCATTAAATCCCTCGGCGTTAGATCCCTCGGCGTTAGATCCCTTGGCATTAGATCTCTATGGCCAAGTGTTACGGGTCGATCTGGTGCAGTTTTTGCGATCGGAACAAACCTTTGCCTCCCTGGAAGCCCTGAAAGATCAAATTGCCCAAGACTGCGCCATTGCATCACAGATCCTAGGGCGAGGGGTTTCGGATCTACCCAAAACCTAA
- a CDS encoding S66 peptidase family protein, with translation MAFPYPLQAGDRLIAITPSGTLRETEVLHQSLDLWRNQGYRVDLAAGYGDRWGYLAGRDDQRRQQLAAAWTDCTYRGVVGVRGGWGAARLLEQWHWPEAGVATGASSPSASPSAFSGAFSGAFSGVSPAGSPRWLLGFSDMTALLWSLYRAGGVGLHGPVLTTLAQEPQWSQDRLFGYLRGGDLDPLRGEGWGGGTVRGRLLPGNLTVATRLLGTPVQPDLTGVILALEDVGEVPYRLDRDLTQWRMTGAFNGVRGIALGRFSRCDPPPGVPSLTLAEVLHDRLGDLGIPIVSGLPFGHDGANALLPVGSMAVLDGDEGNLAIVA, from the coding sequence ATGGCCTTCCCCTATCCCCTCCAAGCGGGCGATCGCCTCATCGCCATCACCCCCAGCGGCACCCTCCGGGAAACAGAGGTGCTGCACCAGAGCCTGGATCTGTGGCGCAATCAGGGGTATAGGGTCGATCTGGCGGCGGGCTACGGCGATCGCTGGGGCTATCTGGCGGGCCGCGATGACCAACGGCGACAGCAACTGGCGGCAGCGTGGACCGATTGCACCTACCGGGGCGTGGTGGGGGTTCGGGGGGGCTGGGGCGCGGCGCGGCTGCTGGAACAGTGGCACTGGCCAGAGGCTGGTGTAGCGACTGGGGCTAGCTCCCCTAGCGCTTCCCCTAGCGCTTTCTCTGGCGCTTTCTCTGGCGCTTTCTCTGGCGTTTCCCCCGCCGGTTCTCCTCGGTGGCTGCTGGGATTTTCCGATATGACCGCGCTCCTGTGGAGCCTCTACCGGGCGGGGGGCGTGGGACTCCATGGTCCCGTGCTGACGACCCTAGCCCAGGAACCCCAGTGGTCCCAGGATCGGCTCTTTGGCTACCTGCGGGGCGGGGATCTGGATCCCCTGCGGGGGGAAGGGTGGGGCGGTGGAACAGTGAGGGGACGGCTGTTACCGGGAAATCTAACGGTGGCAACCCGGTTGCTGGGAACTCCTGTGCAGCCGGACTTAACGGGGGTGATTTTGGCCCTAGAGGATGTGGGGGAAGTGCCCTACCGCCTCGATCGAGACCTGACCCAATGGCGCATGACGGGAGCCTTCAACGGGGTGCGGGGCATTGCCCTGGGCCGCTTTAGCCGCTGTGACCCGCCCCCAGGAGTCCCGAGTTTGACCCTGGCCGAGGTGCTCCACGATCGCCTGGGGGATCTGGGCATTCCCATTGTCTCCGGTCTGCCCTTTGGCCATGATGGGGCTAATGCCCTGTTGCCGGTGGGATCCATGGCGGTTTTGGATGGCGATGAGGGGAATTTGGCGATCGTCGCCTAG